One uncultured Hyphomonas sp. genomic region harbors:
- a CDS encoding CoA transferase has translation MSVEKASGPLAGLKVVDMSSVVLGPFATLIFGDLGADVVKVESGHAGKGGDMMRYAGKSPTGDLGPLFMALNRNKASVQLDAKTDAGKAALTALLKDADVFFHNVRLAGMGRLGFGYEDVKAIKPDIIYVHCAGFGEGGPYEKRQAYDDLIQGASGFAALNAMRSGGAPEYAPSLVADKTVGLFATYATLAALYHREKTGQGQFVQVPMLEAFTFFNMVENLYGETFVPPSYGMAYTRSINPNRKPYPTRDGYIGLVPYSDAQWAEFFEIGGMPGVFEDPRFATYQARTENITELYALIEQVAATKTTDEWLDLLDAANIPAMRYNKLEDVLQDPHMKAVDFFAQRTHPDAGTYRSMRHPVRFSETPASVRTEPRRLGEDTETVLQSLGL, from the coding sequence ATGAGCGTTGAGAAGGCGTCCGGGCCGCTGGCAGGTCTGAAAGTCGTGGACATGAGTTCGGTTGTTCTCGGGCCGTTTGCGACCCTGATTTTTGGCGATCTCGGCGCGGATGTCGTCAAGGTGGAGAGCGGGCATGCAGGCAAGGGCGGCGATATGATGCGCTATGCCGGCAAATCCCCGACCGGGGATCTCGGTCCGTTGTTCATGGCGCTCAACCGCAACAAGGCGTCCGTCCAGCTGGATGCGAAGACCGATGCAGGCAAGGCGGCGCTGACGGCGCTGCTGAAGGATGCCGATGTCTTCTTCCACAATGTCCGCTTGGCCGGCATGGGGCGGCTGGGCTTCGGCTATGAGGACGTGAAGGCGATCAAGCCGGACATCATCTATGTCCACTGCGCGGGCTTCGGCGAAGGCGGGCCGTATGAGAAGCGCCAGGCCTATGATGACCTGATCCAGGGCGCCTCAGGCTTTGCGGCGCTGAACGCCATGCGTTCGGGCGGGGCGCCGGAATATGCGCCGTCGCTGGTGGCGGACAAGACGGTTGGCCTGTTTGCCACCTATGCGACCCTCGCCGCCCTGTATCACCGGGAAAAGACGGGGCAGGGGCAGTTCGTGCAGGTGCCGATGCTGGAGGCCTTCACCTTCTTCAACATGGTCGAGAACCTCTATGGCGAGACGTTCGTGCCGCCATCCTATGGCATGGCCTATACGCGCTCCATCAATCCCAACCGCAAACCATACCCGACCAGGGATGGCTATATCGGACTAGTGCCTTACTCCGACGCGCAATGGGCTGAGTTCTTCGAGATCGGCGGCATGCCCGGCGTGTTCGAGGATCCGCGATTCGCGACCTATCAGGCCCGCACGGAGAACATCACCGAGTTGTACGCCCTGATCGAACAGGTCGCGGCGACCAAGACGACGGATGAATGGCTGGATCTGCTGGACGCCGCCAACATCCCGGCCATGCGTTACAACAAGCTGGAAGATGTGCTGCAGGATCCGCATATGAAAGCGGTCGACTTCTTCGCGCAGCGCACCCATCCGGATGCCGGCACTTATCGCAGCATGCGTCATCCGGTGCGTTTCTCCGAGACGCCGGCCTCGGTGCGCACAGAGCCGCGGCGTCTCGGCGAGGATACCGAAACGGTGCTGCAGAGCCTTGGACTTTAG
- a CDS encoding DMT family transporter, translated as MTQQVGQSGKRTASDWALFALLSLMWAGAYQLTRIAVDKGNPDAGLPAAWVLAGRLTIGAAVLWIIMLAMGRRLPPLNDFKRWRTILLMGLTSSTFPFFLITTAQKTVNSSLAALYTAAVPLFVAIGAHLMFRDERLTLGSALGVITGFAGVAILFGPDALQSLDSASTIAQLMLIGATVFYALSSLLARGAPPMPSISFATGFVTVAAVVTWPFALTVDPATVHADWTHWAGVVGLGIVPSAIAQALYMLLIARTSATFLSLTGYSIPVMAAVLGFVLFRETQTWHAMIAFALILSGVWLARQGGGDKTA; from the coding sequence ATGACACAGCAGGTAGGTCAGAGCGGCAAACGGACGGCCAGCGACTGGGCGCTGTTTGCACTGCTCAGCCTGATGTGGGCCGGCGCTTACCAGCTGACGCGGATCGCGGTGGACAAGGGAAACCCGGATGCCGGCCTGCCCGCCGCCTGGGTCCTGGCCGGACGGCTGACCATCGGGGCCGCGGTGCTGTGGATCATCATGCTGGCCATGGGCCGGCGCCTGCCGCCCCTGAACGACTTCAAGCGCTGGCGGACGATACTCCTGATGGGCCTGACCAGTTCGACCTTCCCCTTCTTCCTGATCACCACGGCGCAAAAGACGGTCAATTCCAGCCTCGCGGCGCTTTATACCGCCGCCGTGCCCCTGTTCGTGGCCATTGGCGCCCACCTCATGTTCCGGGACGAGCGCCTGACCCTCGGTTCGGCGCTGGGCGTCATCACGGGGTTTGCCGGGGTCGCCATCCTGTTCGGGCCGGACGCCCTGCAAAGCCTCGATTCGGCCAGTACAATTGCCCAGCTCATGCTGATCGGGGCGACGGTCTTCTATGCCCTGTCCAGCCTTCTGGCGCGCGGCGCCCCGCCGATGCCGTCGATCAGCTTTGCCACTGGCTTCGTCACCGTCGCAGCCGTCGTGACCTGGCCATTCGCGCTGACGGTCGATCCTGCCACGGTGCATGCCGACTGGACCCACTGGGCCGGCGTCGTCGGCCTCGGCATCGTCCCGTCCGCCATTGCGCAGGCGCTCTATATGCTGCTGATCGCGCGGACCTCGGCGACCTTCCTGTCGCTGACCGGCTATTCGATCCCGGTGATGGCCGCCGTGCTTGGCTTCGTCCTGTTCCGCGAAACGCAGACATGGCACGCCATGATCGCCTTCGCGCTGATCCTGTCGGGCGTCTGGCTTGCCCGGCAGGGCGGCGGCGACAAGACCGCCTAG
- the gap gene encoding type I glyceraldehyde-3-phosphate dehydrogenase — translation MTVRVAINGFGRIGRLVLRSIIENDRKDIEVAAINDLGPVATNAHLLRFDSVHGRFPADVQVDGDKIVINGKPILCTAIRDPKDLPHRELDIDIAMECTGIFADKEKASAHLEAGAKRVLVSAPATNADKTIVFGVNHDLLTKDDLVVSNASCTTNCLSPVAKVLHDLVGIEKGMMTTIHSYTNDQPSLDQMHKDLYRGRAAAVSMIPTSTGAAKAVGLVLPELNGKLDGISVRVPTPNVSVVDLKFVSKKKTTPEEINAAIKAAADGPMKGVLGYTDQPNVSIDFVHDPHSSIFHLDQTKVMDGNFCSILTWYDNEWGFSTRMADTALAMAKLI, via the coding sequence ATGACCGTTCGCGTTGCAATCAATGGTTTTGGCCGTATTGGCCGCCTGGTCCTGCGCTCCATCATCGAAAACGACCGCAAGGACATCGAAGTTGCCGCGATCAACGACCTTGGCCCGGTCGCGACCAATGCGCACCTGCTGCGCTTCGACTCCGTGCATGGCCGTTTCCCGGCTGACGTGCAGGTCGATGGCGACAAGATCGTCATCAATGGCAAGCCGATCCTGTGCACCGCCATCCGCGACCCGAAAGACCTGCCGCACCGCGAGCTCGACATCGATATCGCGATGGAATGTACCGGCATCTTCGCCGACAAGGAAAAGGCCTCGGCTCACCTTGAAGCTGGCGCCAAGCGCGTCCTGGTCTCCGCCCCGGCCACGAATGCCGACAAGACCATCGTTTTCGGTGTGAACCACGACCTGCTGACCAAGGACGACCTCGTCGTTTCCAACGCATCGTGCACCACGAACTGCCTCTCGCCGGTCGCCAAGGTCCTGCATGACCTGGTCGGCATCGAGAAGGGCATGATGACGACGATCCACTCCTACACGAACGACCAGCCGTCGCTCGACCAGATGCACAAGGACCTCTATCGCGGCCGCGCAGCTGCCGTGTCGATGATCCCGACTTCCACCGGCGCCGCCAAGGCTGTCGGCCTGGTCCTGCCGGAACTGAACGGCAAGCTGGACGGTATCTCGGTCCGCGTGCCGACGCCGAACGTTTCCGTTGTCGACCTGAAATTCGTCTCCAAGAAGAAGACGACCCCGGAAGAGATCAACGCGGCCATCAAGGCAGCGGCTGACGGCCCGATGAAAGGTGTCCTCGGCTATACCGACCAGCCGAACGTCTCGATCGACTTCGTGCACGATCCGCACTCCTCGATCTTCCACCTCGACCAGACCAAGGTCATGGACGGCAATTTCTGCTCGATCCTGACCTGGTATGACAATGAGTGGGGCTTCTCGACCCGTATGGCGGACACTGCGCTCGCCATGGCGAAACTCATCTAA